In Selenomonas dianae, a genomic segment contains:
- a CDS encoding secretion protein HlyD, with protein sequence MRRFFRPNEEANRTHSKGYVEDLLTKFGQKRCAKMARLNLSVLPKIDSS encoded by the coding sequence TTGCGCAGATTTTTTCGTCCGAACGAGGAAGCAAACCGGACGCATAGCAAGGGCTATGTGGAGGATTTGCTGACAAAGTTCGGGCAAAAAAGATGCGCTAAGATGGCGCGGCTGAATTTATCAGTGCTTCCCAAGATTGATTCTTCATAA
- a CDS encoding alpha-galactosidase encodes MNIVYHEKGKVFHLFNDRISYIFMVLPHGGLGSLYYGKALRDRVGFEHIFERVHRGMSACVFADCRDYSLDAIRQELPTYGSSDFRRPALNVLQENGSRILDMQYTGYRITDGKPKLAGLPATYVESDDEAKTLIVEVKDAVTGLRAELLYTIFAEGGVIARSVRYRNGGKEVLHLQKVMSMSIDLPDTEYDWMELTGAWTRERHVEIRPLATGITAIGSRRGHSSGQYNPFAALLRRGTTETQGEVLAMSLVYSGNFEMLAEVDNHGVTRLQAGIHSTDFDWKLEPGAEFQTPEAVLVWSDEGLNGMSQTYHRLYQKRLVRGQWREKVRPILINNWEATYFDFTEEKLLTIADKAAECGIELFVLDDGWFGARTSDYAGLGDWTVNRDRLPNGIDGLAEKIEARGMKFGIWVELEMVNEDSDLYRAHPDWVLSVPGRRKSLGRSQCVLDFSRKDVVDNIYEQMEAILASGKVSYVKWDMNRSITECWSHALPVDQQGEVFHRYILGLYDLYERLTAKFPHVLFESCASGGNRFDPGMLYYAPQTWASDNSDASERQKIQYGTSMCYPVSSMGSHVSVVPNHQMNRMTPLHTRANTAYFGTFGYELDLNKLTEEEIAEVKEQVGFMKEYREILQFGTFYRLQSPFEGNVTVWMSVSADQKTAIVGWYRTLNRVNYRFERVKLAGLLPDALYENSRSGVCCYGDELMNYGLITTDGTAGEPNAENGLTTDFDSRIYVLKAVE; translated from the coding sequence ATGAACATCGTCTATCATGAGAAAGGCAAGGTTTTTCATCTCTTCAACGACAGGATCAGTTACATCTTTATGGTGCTGCCCCACGGGGGACTCGGCTCGCTCTACTACGGAAAGGCACTCCGTGACCGTGTGGGCTTTGAGCATATCTTTGAGCGTGTGCATCGCGGGATGTCGGCGTGCGTCTTTGCGGACTGCCGCGACTACTCTCTGGATGCGATTCGGCAGGAGCTGCCGACCTACGGTTCGTCGGATTTTCGCCGTCCCGCGCTGAACGTATTGCAGGAAAACGGCAGCCGCATCCTCGATATGCAGTATACGGGCTACCGCATCACGGACGGCAAGCCGAAGCTCGCGGGTCTGCCCGCGACCTACGTGGAGTCGGACGATGAGGCAAAGACCCTCATCGTTGAGGTGAAGGATGCGGTCACGGGGCTGCGTGCGGAACTCCTCTATACAATTTTTGCCGAGGGCGGTGTGATCGCGCGCAGTGTGCGCTATCGCAACGGCGGCAAGGAAGTGCTGCACCTGCAGAAGGTCATGAGTATGTCGATTGACCTGCCCGATACGGAATACGACTGGATGGAGCTGACGGGGGCGTGGACGCGTGAGCGTCACGTCGAGATCCGTCCGCTTGCAACGGGCATCACGGCAATCGGCAGCCGCCGCGGGCACTCCTCGGGGCAGTACAATCCGTTTGCGGCACTCCTGCGGCGCGGAACGACAGAAACGCAGGGCGAGGTGCTCGCCATGAGCCTCGTCTACAGCGGCAATTTCGAGATGCTTGCAGAGGTTGACAACCACGGTGTGACGCGACTGCAGGCAGGCATCCACAGCACGGATTTCGATTGGAAACTTGAACCTGGTGCGGAGTTCCAGACACCCGAGGCTGTGCTCGTCTGGTCGGACGAGGGGCTGAACGGCATGAGTCAGACCTATCACCGCCTCTATCAAAAGCGTCTTGTGCGCGGGCAGTGGCGTGAGAAGGTTCGTCCCATCCTCATCAACAACTGGGAAGCAACGTATTTCGACTTTACGGAGGAGAAGCTGCTCACGATCGCGGACAAAGCGGCGGAGTGCGGCATCGAACTCTTTGTGCTGGACGACGGCTGGTTCGGCGCACGCACGTCCGACTATGCGGGGCTCGGCGATTGGACGGTTAATCGCGACCGCCTGCCGAACGGCATCGACGGGCTCGCGGAGAAGATCGAGGCGCGCGGCATGAAGTTTGGCATCTGGGTTGAGCTCGAAATGGTCAACGAGGACTCCGACCTCTATCGTGCCCATCCGGACTGGGTGCTCTCCGTGCCGGGGCGGCGCAAGTCGCTCGGACGCTCGCAGTGTGTGCTCGACTTTTCGCGTAAGGATGTGGTCGACAACATCTATGAACAGATGGAGGCGATTCTCGCGAGCGGCAAGGTCTCCTACGTGAAATGGGATATGAACCGCAGCATCACCGAGTGCTGGTCGCACGCGCTGCCCGTCGACCAGCAGGGCGAGGTGTTCCATCGCTACATCCTCGGGCTTTACGATCTCTACGAGCGTCTGACGGCGAAATTCCCGCACGTACTCTTTGAGTCCTGCGCCTCGGGCGGCAACCGCTTCGACCCCGGGATGCTCTACTATGCGCCGCAGACGTGGGCGAGCGACAACTCCGATGCGTCCGAGCGGCAGAAGATCCAGTATGGAACATCCATGTGCTACCCCGTGAGCAGCATGGGCAGTCATGTCTCCGTCGTGCCGAACCATCAGATGAACCGCATGACACCGCTCCATACGCGCGCGAATACGGCGTACTTCGGGACGTTTGGCTATGAGCTCGATCTCAACAAACTTACAGAGGAGGAAATCGCCGAGGTCAAGGAGCAGGTCGGCTTTATGAAGGAATACCGTGAGATCCTTCAGTTCGGCACATTTTACCGTCTGCAAAGTCCTTTTGAGGGAAATGTAACGGTGTGGATGAGCGTGAGTGCGGATCAAAAGACGGCGATTGTCGGCTGGTACCGCACGCTGAACCGCGTGAACTACCGTTTTGAGCGCGTGAAACTCGCGGGGCTGCTGCCCGATGCGCTCTACGAGAACAGCCGCAGCGGCGTGTGCTGCTACGGCGATGAGCTGATGAACTACGGACTCATCACGACGGACGGTACAGCGGGTGAGCCGAATGCAGAGAACGGACTGACCACAGACTTTGATTCGCGCATCTATGTGCTGAAGGCAGTTGAATAG
- a CDS encoding LacI family DNA-binding transcriptional regulator: MKATIIDVAKESGVSVATVSRVVNGNYPVREKTRLKVENAIKKLEYLPNLQARELNTQRSSSIGVVVPSFDNLFFAEVLDGIEERLRQNSYSLLLACAQNDAAREEECVRDFITRNVSGVIVVSPNTEMAVSEFYENTAARLPLVFVNSARELAGISYVTSDQRGGARAALEHLFHYGHERILFVQGENSDSYRMKEEIYREIMQEHGTFHPEDIVNVGAGNRIETVENTMFILMDMMPMIQASAIFCCNDLMAMGAVNACQRMGRRVPQDISVIGYDNTALSQYTAPQLTTIDQHMGDLGREAARLMLKQIEENVTENVMVANTVVERETTGFRVEEG; this comes from the coding sequence ATGAAGGCAACGATCATCGATGTGGCGAAGGAGTCGGGGGTGTCTGTGGCGACAGTTTCGCGCGTGGTGAATGGCAACTATCCCGTGCGGGAAAAGACGCGGCTCAAGGTGGAGAACGCCATCAAGAAACTGGAGTATCTGCCGAATTTGCAGGCACGCGAGCTGAACACGCAGCGTTCCTCAAGCATCGGTGTCGTTGTGCCGAGCTTTGACAATCTGTTTTTTGCCGAAGTGCTCGACGGGATCGAGGAGCGTCTGCGGCAGAACTCGTACTCTCTGCTCCTCGCGTGTGCGCAGAACGATGCGGCACGCGAGGAGGAGTGTGTGCGGGACTTCATCACACGCAATGTTTCGGGCGTTATCGTTGTCAGTCCGAATACGGAGATGGCAGTTTCGGAGTTTTACGAGAACACGGCGGCGCGTCTGCCGCTGGTCTTTGTCAACAGCGCGCGTGAGCTTGCGGGTATCTCGTATGTGACGAGCGATCAGCGCGGCGGAGCACGCGCGGCACTGGAGCATCTCTTTCACTACGGGCACGAGCGCATCCTCTTTGTGCAGGGCGAGAACAGTGACTCCTACCGCATGAAGGAGGAAATTTACCGCGAAATCATGCAGGAGCACGGGACATTCCATCCGGAGGATATTGTCAACGTCGGCGCGGGCAACCGCATCGAGACGGTGGAAAATACCATGTTCATCCTTATGGACATGATGCCGATGATTCAAGCATCGGCAATTTTCTGCTGCAATGATCTCATGGCGATGGGGGCGGTCAACGCCTGTCAGCGCATGGGACGACGCGTGCCGCAGGACATCTCGGTCATCGGCTACGACAACACGGCACTCAGCCAGTATACCGCACCACAGCTCACAACCATTGACCAGCATATGGGCGATCTCGGGCGGGAGGCGGCACGTCTCATGCTGAAGCAGATCGAGGAGAATGTGACGGAGAATGTCATGGTTGCGAATACCGTGGTTGAGCGTGAGACGACGGGCTTCCGCGTGGAGGAAGGTTAA
- a CDS encoding UDP-glucose--hexose-1-phosphate uridylyltransferase: MCDIQHEISRLLHFARQKGLIAPEDEVYAANRLLDVLHVEDYVPETVEETLETATPILECMLDYAAEKGLIEGTTDERDLFDTRIMDCVMPRPSEVVNEFHTRYETSPREATDYYYALSIASNYIRKARIDKNIAWKTATEFGDLDVTINLSKPEKDPRDIAKAKLAKAAGYPKCLLCRENEGYAGRVNHPARETHRLIPLDLAGHPWFLQYSPYTYYNEHCIVLNSDHVPMVISRETFENLAAFLEIFPHYFAGSNADLPIVGGSILSHDHYQGGRYTFAMERAAVEQEYTFANYPQVRAGRVKWPMSTLRLTSSDKDALVELATAILAAWRTYSDASVDILAETDAPHNTITPIARRRGTDYEFDLVFRNNRTTAEHPLGLFHPHAEVHHIKKENIGLIEVLGLAILPARLKSEMEQIRAELLRGTADIAGIADIEKHADWYRSVRAAHLSVTEGNVDGILRDEIGKVFLEVLTHAGVFKRDTAGMAAFDRWIASVEGV, translated from the coding sequence ATGTGTGACATTCAGCATGAAATCAGCCGTCTCCTGCACTTTGCGCGTCAGAAAGGACTGATTGCGCCCGAGGACGAGGTCTATGCGGCGAACCGCCTCCTTGATGTGCTGCACGTCGAGGACTATGTGCCGGAAACGGTGGAGGAAACGCTTGAAACGGCAACGCCGATTCTGGAGTGTATGCTCGACTACGCTGCGGAGAAGGGGCTGATCGAGGGGACGACGGACGAGCGCGACCTCTTTGATACGCGCATCATGGACTGTGTGATGCCGCGCCCGTCCGAGGTTGTGAACGAGTTCCACACGCGCTATGAGACATCCCCGCGCGAGGCGACGGACTACTACTATGCGCTGAGCATCGCCTCGAACTACATCCGCAAGGCGCGCATCGACAAGAACATCGCGTGGAAAACGGCGACGGAGTTCGGGGATCTCGATGTGACGATCAACCTCTCGAAGCCGGAGAAGGATCCGCGCGACATCGCCAAGGCGAAACTCGCGAAGGCGGCAGGCTATCCGAAGTGTCTGCTTTGCCGCGAGAACGAGGGCTATGCGGGGCGTGTGAACCACCCCGCACGTGAGACGCATCGTCTCATTCCTCTGGACCTCGCGGGACATCCATGGTTTTTACAGTATTCCCCCTATACCTACTACAACGAGCACTGCATCGTGCTGAACAGCGATCATGTGCCGATGGTGATTTCGCGCGAGACGTTCGAGAATCTGGCGGCGTTTCTTGAGATCTTCCCGCACTATTTCGCGGGGTCAAATGCAGACCTTCCGATTGTCGGCGGCTCGATCCTCTCGCATGACCACTATCAGGGCGGACGCTATACGTTTGCGATGGAGCGCGCGGCGGTGGAGCAGGAATATACCTTTGCGAACTATCCGCAGGTGCGTGCGGGGCGTGTGAAGTGGCCGATGTCGACGCTGCGGCTCACATCCTCCGACAAGGATGCGCTCGTGGAGCTTGCGACGGCGATTCTCGCGGCATGGCGCACGTACAGCGATGCCTCCGTAGACATTCTTGCGGAGACGGATGCGCCGCACAATACGATCACGCCGATTGCGCGGCGGCGCGGTACGGACTATGAGTTCGATCTCGTGTTCCGCAACAACCGAACGACGGCGGAGCATCCGCTCGGACTGTTTCACCCGCACGCGGAGGTGCACCACATCAAGAAGGAGAACATCGGCCTGATCGAAGTGCTGGGGCTGGCGATCCTGCCCGCGCGTCTCAAATCGGAGATGGAGCAGATTCGTGCGGAGCTGCTGCGGGGAACGGCGGACATTGCGGGCATCGCGGACATTGAAAAACATGCGGACTGGTATCGCTCGGTACGTGCGGCGCATCTGTCGGTCACGGAGGGGAATGTCGATGGGATTCTGCGCGACGAGATCGGAAAGGTGTTCCTGGAGGTGCTCACACACGCGGGAGTGTTCAAGCGTGACACGGCAGGAATGGCGGCGTTCGACCGCTGGATCGCGAGCGTAGAGGGCGTGTAG
- the galE gene encoding UDP-glucose 4-epimerase GalE, with the protein MAILVCGGAGYIGSHAVHALVEKGEQVVIVDNLQTGHRGALNPAAAFYEGDIRDAAVLDRIFTENKIEAVIHFAANSLVGESMEKPLLYFNNNVYGMQVLLEGMVRHGVDKIVFSSTAATYGEPKRVPIHEDDETCPTNTYGETKLTMEKMMKWVSRANGVRYVSLRYFNAAGALPDGSIGEDHKTETHLIPLILQVPTGRRDHITVFGDDYPTPDGTCLRDYIHVVDLADAHVLALEYLRKGGASDIFNLGNGQGFSVKEMIAAAEKATGRSIKVEIGARRAGDPAQLIASSEKARTVLGWKPQFTDVEQVIGTAWKWHESHPHGYED; encoded by the coding sequence ATGGCTATCTTGGTTTGCGGCGGTGCGGGCTACATCGGCTCCCATGCCGTGCACGCGCTCGTCGAAAAGGGCGAGCAGGTCGTCATTGTCGATAATCTGCAGACGGGGCATCGCGGCGCACTGAATCCTGCGGCGGCATTTTACGAGGGTGATATTCGTGACGCTGCGGTACTTGACAGGATCTTCACGGAAAACAAAATAGAGGCGGTTATCCACTTCGCGGCAAATTCGCTTGTCGGCGAGAGCATGGAAAAGCCGCTGCTCTACTTCAACAACAACGTCTATGGGATGCAGGTGCTCCTTGAGGGAATGGTGCGGCACGGCGTGGACAAGATTGTCTTCTCCTCAACGGCGGCGACCTACGGTGAGCCGAAGCGCGTGCCGATCCACGAGGACGACGAAACGTGTCCGACGAATACCTACGGCGAGACGAAGCTCACGATGGAGAAGATGATGAAGTGGGTGAGCCGCGCGAACGGCGTGCGCTATGTTTCTCTGCGCTATTTCAACGCGGCGGGCGCACTGCCCGATGGCTCGATTGGCGAGGATCACAAGACGGAGACACATCTGATTCCGCTTATCCTGCAAGTGCCGACGGGCAGGCGCGACCATATCACGGTGTTCGGCGACGACTACCCGACACCGGACGGGACGTGTCTGCGCGACTACATCCATGTGGTCGATCTCGCGGATGCGCATGTGCTTGCGCTCGAATACCTCAGGAAGGGCGGCGCGAGCGACATCTTCAACCTCGGCAACGGGCAGGGCTTCTCGGTGAAGGAGATGATTGCGGCGGCGGAAAAGGCGACGGGACGCTCCATCAAGGTGGAGATTGGCGCACGCCGCGCGGGCGATCCTGCACAGCTCATCGCGTCAAGCGAGAAAGCGCGTACCGTGCTCGGGTGGAAGCCGCAGTTCACGGATGTGGAGCAGGTGATCGGGACGGCGTGGAAATGGCATGAGAGCCATCCGCACGGGTATGAGGACTAG
- a CDS encoding galactokinase, which translates to MAILDEMNEVFREKFGAADTHAYFSPGRVNLIGEHTDYNGGHVFPCAISLGTYALVAPRTDGVSRLYSMNLPEQGVVEFPMHGAVKTDAYGWANYPIGVVRMMEDAGHAAAHGFDILFYGNLPNGAGLSSSASIEVLMAVILNDELGLGIDMVELVKLAQKAENIFVGMNCGIMDQFAVGMGKKDCAILLDCNTLAYRYSKLDLKGCSIVITNTNKAHSLVTSAYNERRMQSEAALKALQKVKAIQSLGELTDAEFDENAAVIEDEVERRRARHAVYENRRTLEAVDALEKNDVKRFGALMNDSHVSLRDDYEVTGPELDTLAELAWQQEGVLGSRMTGGGFAGCTVSIVRDEAIPAFEKNVAEAYTAKIGYAPSFYVANIADGARRL; encoded by the coding sequence ATGGCGATATTGGACGAGATGAACGAAGTGTTTCGCGAGAAGTTCGGCGCGGCGGACACACACGCATATTTCTCACCGGGGCGCGTGAATCTCATCGGCGAGCATACGGACTACAACGGCGGCCATGTCTTCCCGTGCGCGATCTCGCTCGGGACGTATGCGCTCGTTGCACCGCGCACGGACGGCGTGTCGCGGCTCTACTCGATGAATCTGCCGGAGCAGGGCGTGGTGGAGTTCCCCATGCACGGCGCGGTGAAGACGGATGCCTACGGCTGGGCGAACTACCCCATCGGTGTTGTGCGCATGATGGAGGATGCGGGACACGCAGCGGCGCACGGCTTTGACATTCTGTTCTACGGCAATCTGCCGAACGGTGCGGGACTCTCCTCCTCGGCATCCATCGAGGTGCTGATGGCGGTTATCCTGAACGACGAACTCGGGCTTGGCATCGACATGGTGGAACTCGTGAAGCTCGCGCAGAAGGCGGAGAATATCTTTGTCGGCATGAACTGCGGCATCATGGATCAGTTCGCTGTCGGTATGGGGAAGAAGGACTGTGCGATTCTCCTCGACTGCAACACGCTTGCGTACCGCTACAGCAAGCTCGACCTCAAGGGCTGCAGCATTGTCATCACGAACACGAACAAGGCGCACAGCCTCGTCACCTCGGCGTACAACGAGCGTCGGATGCAGAGTGAGGCGGCACTCAAGGCGCTGCAGAAGGTGAAGGCAATCCAGTCGCTCGGCGAGCTGACAGACGCGGAGTTCGATGAGAACGCCGCCGTCATTGAGGATGAGGTCGAGCGCAGACGCGCACGCCATGCGGTCTATGAGAACCGCCGCACGCTCGAAGCGGTGGATGCGCTTGAGAAAAACGATGTGAAGCGCTTCGGCGCACTGATGAACGATTCCCACGTCTCCCTGCGCGACGACTACGAGGTGACGGGGCCGGAGCTGGATACGCTCGCAGAGCTTGCGTGGCAGCAGGAGGGCGTGCTCGGCTCGCGCATGACGGGCGGCGGTTTTGCAGGCTGTACGGTCAGCATTGTGCGCGACGAGGCGATTCCCGCATTCGAGAAGAATGTGGCGGAAGCGTATACGGCGAAGATCGGCTATGCACCGAGCTTCTATGTGGCGAATATTGCGGACGGCGCACGCCGCCTGTAA
- a CDS encoding glycoside hydrolase family 2 TIM barrel-domain containing protein yields the protein MSGFDFGKLKDPQYFAENRLPAHSDHIFYRDEAELARGVSSFYRTLGGIWHFAYARNTALIPQGFEAADYDCHDWETIRVPAHIQMEGHGVPHYTNTTYPWDGHESIAPGEIPTRSNPVGCYVKYFSVPEDWENVFISFAGVDAALALFLNGHFVGYSEDSCTPADFDLTPYLVAGENKLAAMVFRYASASWLEDQDFWRFSGIYRDVLLYTKPAVHIEDIEVRAIPVHNYADGQLSIRLSFGDAGEKGVMLDLYDADSIEVLQTNEHFVGTSYELSADIAGVHLWSAEEPYLYHAVLCVYDADGLLQETLCVRVGFREFCLRDGLMQLSGKRIVFKGVNRHEFDCDHGRAMDPVLFEQDLIALKRANVNAIRTSHYPNSSRLYELCDIYGFYVIDETNLETHGSWMKNGACAKDEHTVPGDRAEWLPAVLDRAQSMYERDKNHPSILIWSCGNESCGGRDIYEMSEYFRRVDPTRLVHYEGIFWDRSYPATSDMESQMYTKAADIEAFLQEHRDKPFICCEYTHAMGNSCGGMHKYTELTEREPLYQGGFIWDFGDQAIRRRGRYGEDVFLYGGDFGDRPSDYNFSGNGIFFADRRGTAKLQDVKFNYQNFTLRPSWNGVEIENKSLFTNAGDYDLYISLLLDGREIWQAYAGEHTVPPGETRFISNALPYAGDGEYVLTASLVLRDEERWAPVGYEIAFGQAIVVPSEDAGTSLFDFLGCGVAAPVYAPLEASGSLRVVQGDINLGVQGAGFSLMFSSAQGNLVSYRYGGREMIGELPQLSFWRAPVDNDYGGGRMADCAQWKLASLYRRCTRIEYSVDDAAFTVVDGFFGRQEERRAKSVTVRFTYTLTASPAATCTVTYTVDGAGELRVVLDYEATEWLPEMPDFAMLFTLSAEYDRIRFYGYGPKENYIDRCEGARLGIYETTAADEVEPYLRPQETGNHRGVRWIEVTDRSGHGIRLAGDVPFEASALPYSPHELENARHAYDLPRPQHTYLRASAGMCGVGGDDSWGAPVLAEYVQKNETRHLAFTLKGI from the coding sequence ATGAGCGGCTTCGATTTTGGGAAACTGAAAGACCCGCAGTATTTTGCGGAGAACCGCCTGCCCGCGCACAGCGACCATATCTTCTACCGCGATGAGGCGGAACTGGCACGCGGCGTGTCCTCGTTCTACCGCACACTCGGCGGGATATGGCACTTTGCCTATGCGCGGAATACGGCACTCATCCCGCAGGGATTTGAGGCGGCGGATTATGATTGTCACGATTGGGAGACGATCCGTGTGCCGGCGCACATCCAGATGGAGGGACACGGTGTACCGCATTATACGAATACGACGTATCCGTGGGACGGACACGAGAGCATCGCGCCGGGGGAGATTCCGACGCGCAGCAACCCCGTCGGCTGTTATGTGAAATATTTTTCTGTGCCCGAGGACTGGGAAAATGTTTTCATCTCCTTTGCCGGTGTGGACGCGGCACTCGCACTCTTCCTCAACGGGCATTTCGTCGGCTACAGTGAGGACAGCTGCACACCTGCGGACTTCGATCTGACGCCGTATCTTGTGGCGGGCGAGAACAAGCTGGCGGCGATGGTGTTCCGCTATGCGAGCGCGAGCTGGCTTGAGGATCAGGATTTCTGGCGATTCTCGGGGATCTATCGCGATGTCCTTCTCTATACCAAGCCCGCCGTGCACATCGAGGACATCGAAGTCCGTGCAATTCCTGTTCATAACTATGCGGACGGTCAGCTCTCCATTCGTCTCTCGTTCGGCGATGCGGGGGAAAAGGGCGTTATGCTCGATCTCTACGATGCGGACAGCATCGAGGTGCTGCAGACCAATGAGCATTTTGTGGGGACGTCGTACGAGCTTTCGGCGGACATTGCGGGGGTTCATCTGTGGAGTGCGGAGGAGCCGTATCTCTACCATGCCGTTCTCTGTGTCTATGATGCGGATGGTCTTTTGCAGGAAACACTGTGCGTGCGTGTCGGCTTTCGTGAGTTTTGCCTCAGGGACGGGCTGATGCAGCTGAGCGGCAAGCGCATCGTGTTCAAGGGGGTGAACCGCCATGAGTTCGACTGCGACCACGGGCGCGCGATGGATCCCGTACTCTTTGAGCAGGATCTCATCGCACTCAAACGCGCGAATGTCAACGCGATCCGTACATCGCACTATCCGAACAGCAGCCGCCTGTATGAGCTGTGCGATATTTACGGGTTCTACGTCATCGACGAAACGAATCTTGAGACGCACGGCTCGTGGATGAAGAACGGCGCGTGTGCGAAAGACGAGCATACCGTGCCCGGCGATCGTGCGGAGTGGCTGCCGGCCGTGCTCGACCGCGCACAGTCGATGTACGAGCGCGACAAGAACCATCCGAGCATCCTCATCTGGTCGTGCGGAAACGAGTCCTGCGGCGGGCGTGACATCTACGAGATGAGCGAATACTTCCGCCGCGTCGATCCGACGCGCCTCGTGCACTACGAGGGAATTTTCTGGGATCGCAGCTATCCCGCAACGAGCGATATGGAAAGTCAGATGTATACGAAGGCGGCGGACATCGAGGCGTTCCTTCAGGAGCACAGGGACAAGCCCTTTATCTGCTGTGAGTATACGCACGCGATGGGCAACAGCTGCGGCGGTATGCACAAGTACACGGAGCTGACGGAGCGCGAGCCGCTCTATCAGGGCGGCTTTATCTGGGATTTCGGCGATCAGGCAATTCGTCGGCGCGGGCGGTACGGTGAGGATGTATTTCTCTATGGCGGTGACTTCGGTGATCGCCCGTCGGACTACAACTTCAGCGGCAACGGCATTTTCTTTGCCGACCGTCGCGGGACGGCGAAGCTGCAGGATGTGAAGTTCAACTATCAGAATTTCACGCTGCGCCCTTCGTGGAATGGGGTGGAGATCGAAAACAAGAGCCTCTTTACAAATGCGGGCGACTATGATCTGTACATCTCGCTCCTCCTTGACGGGCGTGAGATCTGGCAGGCGTACGCAGGGGAGCATACGGTACCGCCGGGAGAAACGAGATTCATCAGCAATGCGCTGCCCTATGCAGGGGATGGGGAATATGTGCTGACGGCATCACTTGTTCTCAGAGATGAAGAGCGTTGGGCACCTGTGGGGTACGAGATTGCCTTTGGACAGGCGATTGTTGTGCCGTCTGAGGATGCAGGAACGAGCCTCTTCGATTTCCTCGGCTGTGGTGTCGCTGCTCCCGTCTACGCACCACTTGAAGCGTCGGGCAGTCTGCGCGTGGTGCAGGGGGACATCAATCTCGGCGTACAAGGGGCGGGTTTCTCCCTTATGTTCTCAAGTGCGCAGGGGAATCTCGTCTCCTATCGCTATGGTGGGCGGGAGATGATCGGGGAACTGCCGCAGCTGTCGTTTTGGCGTGCGCCTGTTGACAACGACTACGGCGGCGGACGCATGGCGGACTGTGCGCAGTGGAAGCTCGCGAGCCTCTATCGCCGCTGCACGCGGATTGAGTACAGCGTGGATGATGCTGCGTTTACGGTGGTGGATGGATTCTTTGGCAGACAGGAGGAACGCCGTGCCAAGAGCGTCACGGTGCGCTTTACTTATACGCTCACAGCGTCGCCCGCAGCAACCTGCACCGTCACCTATACGGTGGATGGGGCGGGGGAGCTCCGCGTTGTACTCGACTATGAAGCGACAGAGTGGCTGCCCGAGATGCCGGACTTTGCGATGCTCTTTACGCTCTCTGCGGAGTATGACCGCATCCGTTTCTACGGGTACGGGCCGAAGGAGAATTATATTGACCGCTGCGAGGGTGCGCGGCTCGGCATCTACGAAACGACGGCGGCGGACGAGGTCGAGCCGTATCTGCGTCCGCAGGAGACGGGCAATCATCGCGGTGTGCGTTGGATCGAGGTCACGGATCGCAGCGGGCATGGGATTCGCCTTGCGGGCGATGTGCCGTTCGAGGCGTCGGCACTGCCGTACAGCCCACATGAACTTGAGAATGCGCGCCATGCGTACGATCTGCCGCGTCCGCAGCACACGTATCTGCGTGCATCGGCAGGGATGTGCGGCGTGGGCGGAGACGACAGCTGGGGCGCACCCGTGCTTGCGGAGTATGTGCAGAAAAACGAAACGCGGCATCTGGCGTTTACGCTGAAGGGGATTTGA